GGCTTTTAGGTCACGAGCAACACCATGATGACTCATAGCATCTGCACGGTTTGGCGTTAGTCCAATTTCAAAAACACTATCGTTTTCGATTTCAAAAACTTCTGAAGCAAGAGTACCAACTTTTAGGTCAGTATCTAATACCATGATACCGTCATGAGATTCGCCAAGACCAAGTTCGTCTTCAGCGCAAATCATTCCGTGACTTTCTTCGCCTCTAATCTTACCTTTTTTGATTTTCCAAGCTTCACCTTCTGCGGTATATAAAGTAGTACCGATAGTTGCAACTGGTACTTTTTGTCCAGCAGCTACATTAGGTGCGCCACAAACAATTTGTACAGGCGCATCAGCACCTATATCTACAGTTGTTACTTTTAATCGGTCAGCATTTGGATGTTGTTCGCAAGTCAAAACTTCGCCAATAACAATACCTTTTAGGCCACCTTTTACAGACTCGTAAGTCTCAATACCTTCAATCTCTAAACCTAGGTCTGTGAGTAATTCGCCAGTTTTTTCAGCGTTCCAATCTATTTTTATAAACTGTTTTAACCAGTTGTATGAAATTTTCATATAATCTACATCAATATAAGTTAGCAAAGATAATAATACTTAACGCTTAACGAAATATGCATATCCCTTTTTTATGTTACTATTTTGTAGTTATTTCGTGTTACATTTTTAGCGATTATATATTATGAAGAAATTACTAACGTTTGCCATTGCCTTAATCTTGTTTTCTTGTGCTAATGAAAAACAAACTCAAACCCTAAAAAATGGATTTTATAGAGTTACAATAGGTGTACAGGATAATAAAGAGTTGCCTTTTAATATAGAGGTTACCTCACCAACAACATTAAAAATATACAATGCAGACGAAGTTGTTGAAGTCGATGAAATTGAATACAGAAACGATTCCGTTTTTATAAAACCACCAGTGTTTAAAAGTTATTTTGCAGGTGTATTTGATGGAGACAACCTTAAAGGCGACTACATAAATAAAACACGAAAGCGCATTACTACTTTTAAAGCTGAATATAATAATGACAAACGATTTTATCCTAACATAGCTGCGGCATACGATATAAGTGGTGTTTGGGAGACTGTGTTTAGTAAAGGTCTTGAAGGAGAAGAGTATATAGCAAAAGGTGTTTTTAATCAAGATGGACAAAACGTTACCGGAACGTTTAGAACGACTACTGGCGATTACAGATATCTCGAAGGTGTCATGGATGGTAGTACACTAAAACTATCTACTTACGATGGTGCACATGCGTTTTTGTTTGAAGCAAAAGTTACAGACTCTACACTTGATGGTAGTTTTTATTCTGGTTTACATTGGAAAGAACCTTTTGTAGCTCAAAAAAATCCTGAATATGAATTGCCAGAAATTGACGAATTGACCTATTTGAATGATGGTTATGAATCTTTGGAGTTTTCTTTCCCTGATGAAACAGGTCAAATGGTATCGTTAAGTGATGCGCATTTTAAGGACAAAGTAGTTTTGGTACAAATTATGGGTACTTGGTGTCCTAATTGTTTGGATAGTAGTAAGTTTTATACCCAATTCCATAACGCCAATAAAGATAAAGGTTTTGAGGTTGTGGCACTTACTGTAGAGTTTAAAAAAACTCCAGAAGCAGCTTTTGAAAACATCAATCGATTACGCGAACGTATAGGTATGACTTATCCTATACTGTTGGCGCAATATGGTACAGGAAGCAAGTCTAAATTACAAGAAAAACTCCCAGCACTTAACCATATAATTTCTTATCCAACCTCAATTTTTATTGATAAAACTGGTAAAGTTCGTAAAATAGATACTGGTTTTAATGGACCTGCTACTGGGGAAAAATACACGGAGTATAAAGCAGAATTTGAAGCCTTTGTTGCTGAATTATTAGCAGAGTAAAATTGAATTACGCTTAACTATCATGATAGTTAAGCGAAGTTAGTTTTTATATTTTTAGAAATCAATAGCTTATGATGTAATTCCTACAGTTTTTATAAACAGATTATTAGCCATGTATGGTTTCGCTTTTACCGTAGCTTTTAATAATTTCACCTTCAAATTCTACGAGTTCTTTCCATCGTTTTTCGACATCAATGCCTTTACCATATTTTCTTGCAAAGGTTATAAATACGGTATAATGTCCAGCTTCGCTAACCATTAAGTCATAATAAAACTTAGACAGTTCAGGGTCGCTAATACGTTGCGATAATAACTTAAAACGTTCACAACTACGTGCTTCAATCATTGCAGAGAACAATAAACGGTCGACCATACTTTGTAGACGATTACCGCCACGATTCATAAACTTATAAAGCTGATTGACATAGTGGTCTTTTCGTTTTGGTCCAAGTGTATAACCTCGTTCTTTGATAATGTTATGTACCATCTGAAAATGCTCAATCTCTTCCTTGGCTAACTCTAAAAGTGCGGTGACCAAATCTTCATGTTCGCTATTATGTGTTATTATGGTAATGGCATTGGTTGCAGCTTTTTGTTCGCACCAAGCATGGTCAACAAGAATTTCTTCAATATTCGACTCGACAATGGTTACCCAACGTGGGTCAGTTTCTAATTTTAAATGCAGCATAGATTATATCAGCTTTATTTTGGGTTTCAAAAATCAAAGATAATCAGATTTTTGGCAGTTCTTAAGGTTACGTTAATTAACAAATTGTATAGTTTCTTTAACAGAGTACTAACAGCTTACCTTTTTAAAACAGTCTAATTTGCTATAACTAAATTAACTAAACCAATATAAAATGAAAAAAACAATTACTTCTGTTTTTACTTTACTCTTATTATGCGCTTCGGTAACAGTATCGGCTCAACTCGATTTGCCAAGCGGTAGCCAAAAAGCATCCATAACGCAACGTGTAGGTACAACAGATATTACCATAGACTACTCGAGACCTAGTGTTAGAGCTAGAGAGATTTGGGGAAAACTAGTGCCTTTTGGGCTAAATAATTTGGGATTTGGTACATCCAAAGCAGCACCTTGGCGTGCAGGAGCAGACGAAAATACAACCATAACTTTTGAACACGATGTAAAAGTCGAAGGTAAAGCTGTATCAGCAGGTACATACGGTTTTCATATCAATGTAAAGGACGATAAGAATGCTACAATTATTCTGTCTTCGGATACTGAATCTTGGGGAAGTTATTTTTATGAACCTGCTAACGATGTTTTAAATGCAGATATCGCAATTAAGGACATTCCGCATGTAGAAACTTTGTCTTTTGCTTTTGATGTTGTCACACCAACATCTACAACGGCGTCTTTAAAATGGGAAAAGAAAGCATTTCCTTTTAAAATTGAAGTCGAAGTATCCGATGTTGTGTTAAGCGATATAAGAAGTCAATTTAAAGGTCAAAAAGGGTTCACTAGACAAAATTGGGAACAAGCTGCTGGTTATGCTCTAAACAACAATGGTGATTTGGATGAAGCACTTGGTTGGATTAATAACGCATTAGAAGGTCAGTTTTTCAGTCAAAAAACTGTAAATGGCTTAGCTATTAAAGCTCAGATACTTCAGAAAAAAGGAGACTCTGATGGCTTTGGTAACACTATGGACGAGGCTTTGACCATTGCTACACCTAATCAAATAAACCGAATGGGTTATGCAATGGTTAGATCTAAGGACTATGACCGCGCCATTAAATATTTTAGTAAAAATGTAAAGTCCGACCCTAAAAATGCAAATTGGTACGATAGTTTAGGTGAGGCTTATAAAGCTAAAGGCGATAAAAAGAATGCGATTAAGTATTTTAAAAAAGCATTATCTCTTAAGCCTTCGGATAGAATAAAAGCCAACTCTGAGAAAAACTTAAAAGAGTTACAATCTTAAAAATTTTCAATCAAAACTCGATATAATCTTGTTTTGGAAAGCCTGGTAATTGGTTGGTGGCCAGGCTTTTTTTTGTTTTCTATTTTCTTTGAAGCGTATGTTTTAATTGACTAAAAATATATTTGGTACTTGTAATGGCACCTTCCATTTTTCCTGGAAAAACTGAACTTGTTTCTGCTCCGGCAATATATAATCTATTGTCTAAAAATGAGTTTTTGTATAGCGGATGACCGTTATTTGTTTGTGGCATTAAAAAGCTTTCTGAGTTAATTGAAGTTAGTTTTTCATGCTTCCAAATGCACTCCTCATAACTATTATAATTCAAGGCTACATCGCCGTAATAGCTTTGTAATTGCTGTAAAGCAAGGTTTTTTCTTTTGTCTATCGATGAATCATGATAGCTACCGTTCATAAATCCACTTAAGGCATATAAATTTCCGTCTACACTTGAATGGTCGTAAAATTCTTGAATTGGACCAACACTGCTATAAATGGTACTGCTGTTATTGGTTTTCCAAAACGCTTGCTTATATGTAAAGCCTATTCTGATAGAATCGTGCATCCAAGTGTGTGTTTTTGATAATAACGTACGTATTTCTTCAGGAAGCGTAGGTTTAGTGTTTATTGTTTTTGAAAAGAGTAGTGGTGGTAATGTCGAAACAACATATTTACATTGATACTTTGTATTATCAGAGATGGCTTCTATACCATTTTCAGTTAATTCTACGGAATTAATCTTTTGGCTCAAGTCTATGTTTTCTGTACCTATTTTCTTTAATAAAGCATCAATTATCGAATACGTTCCATTTTCAACACGGTAACTTTTACTATCATTCTTTGGTAATTTAACTAGTTGAGCATTTTTCATTCCATTTGGATGATATATGGCTGTATCTCCATAAAACTGTTCAAATAGATTGATATTTAAATCTTTAAGTAATTTAATGACTGAGGTTTGCTGGTCTATAATCCAAGTGGCTCCAAGTTCTATTGGTGCTTGGTCGGTATTGTATGCAGTTTTAATTCTTCCTCCAAGGCGGCTATTGGCTTCAGAAACAATACATTTAATATTACTTTGTTGCAGAAGATAGGCGAGTGTTAAGCCAGTTAAACCACCGCCAATTATTAAGATTTCAGTTTTTTTTATGTTCATGTATTATGAAATATAATTCCAAATATTTCGGTATTTACTCATCTGGCGATATGTTTCGAGAATAACTCCATGTTGAGGTGCTGCTAGACTTGGATCTAGTTTTAAAACTTGTTTTGCGTAATAACGTGCTTGCTGCAAGATATCTTTGTCTTTTACAACATCTGCAATACGAAGATTTAATACACCGCTTTGTTGTGTGCCCATAATGTCTCCTGGACCACGAAGCTTAAGGTCAACTTCGGCAATTTCAAAACCATCACTAGAGCGTACCATTGTTTGTAAGCGTGTTTTACTGTTTTCACTGAGTTTGTGGCTGGTCATAAGTATACAATAGCTTTGCTCAGAACCACGACCAACACGACCTCTTAGTTGGTGTAATTGCGACAAACCAAAACGTTCTGCGCTTTCGATTATCATAACAGATGCATTTGGGACGTTAACGCCAACCTCAATAACCGTAGTAGCTACCATGATTTGTGTTTCTCCTTTGACAAAGCGTTGCATTTCGTATTCTTTGTTTGCAGGTTTCATTTTACCATGAACAATAGATATTTGATAATTAGGCATCGCAAATTCTCTCGATATACTCTCATAGCCATCCATTAAATCTTTATAATCCATTTTTTCGCTTTCTTGAATCAATGGATAGACTATATATACTTGTCGTCCTTTAGCAATTTCATCTTTCATGAATTTGAAAACTTTCAAGCGATTATTGTCATAACGATGAACCGTTTTTATAGGTTGTCGTCCAGCTGGTAATTCGTCAATAATAGAGATGTCTAAATCGCCATAAACTGACATTGCCAAAGTTCTTGGGATTGGCGTTGCGGTCATGACTAAAATGTGTGGAGGAGATGTGTTTTTTTTCCACAACTTACTTCGTTGTGCGACTCCAAATCTATGTTGTTCGTCAATAATTGCGAGTCCTAAATTTTTAAACTTCACCTTATCTTCAAGTAGTGCATGTGTGCCAACTAGTATCTGCAAATTGCCATTTTCAAGATTTTCGTGAATAATCTTACGTTCTGAAGTTTTACTTGAGCCTGTTAATAGTGAAATACTGATATTCATTAATTTACATAATTCACTTAATCCATTATAGTGTTGGACTGACAAAATTTCAGTTGGCGCCATTAGACAACATTGAAAACCGTTGTCAAGCCCCATAAGCATTGACATAAAAGCAACTATGGTTTTGCCTGAGCCAACATCACCTTGTAAAAGACGATTCATTTGTGCATTACTACCTAAATCTGTTCTAATTTCTTTTAAAACACGTTTTTGGGCATTGGTCAAATCAAAGGGTAAATGGTCTTTATAAAATGTATTGAAGTAATCGCCAACTTCAGAAAACGGAAAGCCTTTAATCTTTGATTTATGAATCAAATTTTTAAGAATTAATTGTAATTGTATGTAAAATAATTCTTCAAATTTTAATCGAAATTGTGCCTTTGCTAAAAGCTCTGGCGTCTTTGGGAAATGAATATTAAAAAGCGCATCAGATTTTGAAATTAATTTCAGTTCATTTCTAATGTTTTCTGATAGTGTTTCTGAGAATCTGCCTTTAGTCTCTAAAAACAGCTGTTGCATTATTTTTGAAACGACTTTGTTGGTTATGCCTTTATTAGATAGTTTTTCTGTTGAAGGATATATGGCTTGCATAGCAGAGCGCAAATTATTTTCATGTTCAGATTTAAGCTCAATTTCTGGATGTGGCATGCTGTATTTACCGCTAAACCAGTTGGTTTTTCCGAAAATCACGTAAGGTTTACCAATTTTAAGACTTTCTCTAATCCATTTTTGACCGCGAAACCAGACCAATTCCATCATGCCAGTTTCGTCTTTAAAGTCAGCGACTAGGCGTTTGCCTCTTTTTTGAGCCACTTCTCTAAAACCTGTTATAATGCCAGTAATTTGGACTTCGGCATTATTGCGCTGTAATTCACTGATTTTGTAGTAGCGCGTACGGTCTATATAACGATTAGGAAAAAGATTGATAAGGTCTTGATACGTTTTTACACCTAATTCTGAGCGTAGTAAATCAGCCCGATTTGGGCCAACACCTTTTAGATAATCGATAGGAGTTTGGAGATTTACACTCATAAAGCGAATTTAATTCTTTTCGATAAAACTTGTTACTTATAATTTGCATTTTGGTGTTATCCTTGTGTAGTTTTACGGTATGAAGAAAATGATTTTCGGTTTTTGTATTTTATTTGGTCCGTTTTTGTATGCGCAGCAAACGGAATATGTGGATTTTATAAAATTAAATGCTCGAATAACTGTAGTTCCAGACTCTTCTAAGGTTGTTGGTAGATTAAAATATAGGTTTAAGATTTTAAAGGATATAGACTCTGTTTTTATTGATGCAGCTGATATGGTATTTTCAGATGTTTTGCTAAATGATTCTATAGTTGGATTTACAAACGATAAAAAGAAATTATGGTTAAAATCTAGTTTTAAGGCTGATAATTCATATGCCGTTTCCTTTACCTATAAAGTTAAGCCTAAAAAAGCTTTATATTTTCTAAAAAGAAATGATGATTGGAATATATGGACTCAAGGGCAAGGAAAATACACCAGTAATTGGCTCCCGAGTTTTGATGATGTTAATGAAAAAGTTGAATTTGATTTGTCATACATTTTTTATGGTGACTACGAGGTGCTATCCAATGGAGATAAAGTTGATAATGAATACTTTGGTTCTTTAGGGCAATGGTTTTTTGACTCAAAAAAACCCATGTCAAGCTACCTAGTCGCATTAGCAATTGGCAAATACGATGTTAAAACAGAAACCTCAAATAGTGGTATTCCTTTAGAATATTACTATTACCCAGAAGATTCCTTAAAAGTTGAGCCAACGTATCGTTATACCAAACAAATGTTCGATTTTTTAGAGAATGAGATTGGATTTGCATATCCATGGCAAAACTATAAGCAAGTGCCTGTACATGACTTTTTGTATTCAGGAATGGAAAATACGAGCCTAACAATCTTCTCCGATGCCTTTGTGGTCGATTCTACAGGGTTTAACGACAAAAACTACGTCAATGTCAATGCACATGAGTTAGCGCATCAGTGGTTTGGAGATTTGGTTACAGCTACGTCTGGTGAGCATCATTGGCTACAAGAAGGTTTTGCAACGTATTATGCTTTATTAGCAGAAAGAGAAGTATTTGATAATGATTATTTTGATTTTAAACTTTACAATTCTGCTCAAGATTTAAAACGGCAAGATTTAGCTGGTAACGGCACATCGTTACTTAATCCAAAATCTAGTAGTTTAACGTTTTATCAGCGAGGCGCATGGGTTTTATACGCATTGCGTGATAAAGTAGGAGATGTCATTTTTAGAGATGCTGTTAAGAGTTATCTCGAAAAACACCAATACGCTAATGTAAAAACGTCTGATTTTATTTCTGAAGTTGAAACACGATATGGTAAACCATTAACTGAATTTGTTTCTAAATGGATTAAGGCCGAAGAATTTCCTTTTAACGATGCAGTTGCATTATTGAAAGAAAGGTCAAGTTTTATCCAGGAATATGTGATGGTCGATTGTGAAGCTAACTCTTCAAAATGTGAAGACTATCTAAAATATTATTTATCTGACGACGCTAAGGTTAAAGTTATTTCACAACGTCCAGATTTGGTGTCAGTAGCGACTTTTTCAGAAAGCTTAAAAGTACGCCAAGCCATTTCGCAGTATGTTACTGAAATTCCTACAGATTTAAAAGATAATTACGAAACCTTATTAGACGATAAGTCTTATCTAACCATTGAATCTGCATTATATAATTTGTGGGTTAATTTTCCACTGGAACGTTCTAAGTATTTGAGTAAAACGAAAAATGTTCATGGTTTTAATGACAAAAATGTTAGGTTACTTTGGTTAGTTTTGGCTTTAAATACCTTAGAGTTTCAGCCAGAAAATAATAATGCATTCTTAAAAGAACTTATGGGTTATACTGGCGCTTCTCAAAATTTTGAACTGCGTATGAACGCTTTTACATATCTCGATTTGATAAAAGCTTGTGATGCCGATTGTCAATCAAATTTAGAGCAAGCAAAAACACATCATAACTGGCGAATGGTTAAGTTTGCAAAAGATATGTCTCAAAAACTAAAAAAACAATAATGCGCGCATTAGTCATTTCGGGTGGTGGAAGTAAAGGTGCCTTTGCTGGTGGTGTAGCGCAATATCTTATGGAGCGCGAAAAACATAACTACGATATGTTTTTGGGTACTTCAACGGGTAGTTTGTTGGTACCGCATTTGGCGGTTGGAGAAATTGGAAAGTTGTATGATATCTTCACAAACGTACAACAACATGATATTTTTAGCATAAGCCCTTTTGTGCAACGAAAAAAGGGTGATAGAGAATATGTGTCTATTGATTTTGTGAATTCGCTTTGGCAGTTTATACGTCGTAAACGTACGTTTGGTGAGAGTAAAGCTCTAAAAAGGAATATTAAACAGAATTTTACTCATGCGGAGTATTTAAAAGTTAAAGAAGAAAAACATGATGTCGTAATTACTGTAGCAAATTTATCAATGAATCGGGTAGAGTATAAGTCTATTCAGGAATGCACCTATGAAGAGTTTTGTAACTGGATTTGGATTTCTTGTAATTATATTCCGTTTATGTCTTTGGCAGTAGTTAATGGTCACGAATATGCAGATGGCGGTTTAGGTAGTGTTATTCCAATACGCGAAGCTATACTTCGTGGAGCAACCGAAATAGACGCAATTGTTTTGGAGGCCGAAACCATGGATAAGCAAAAGGTTTTGGGTAAAAACCCTTTTTCGTTAATGATTAGTTTATTTGGACATTTGCTTGACCAAGTAGAAAAAAACGATATTGTTATTGGTAAATTGGCAGCAAAGAATAATGACGTAAAGTTGAATTTGTATTACACGCCAACGTCGCTAACAGAAAACTCTTTGATTTTCAGTAAACGATTAATGGAAAAATGGTGGCAACAAGGTTATGACTATGCAGAAGAAAAGCATAGTTGATATTATAGATTTACCAAAGATTACTTACTTCGTCTTTAATGAAAGCTAAGGCAGCAGAGCTTGGTGCTTGTTTATCCATCAAAGCACTTAAAACAACTTCGCGAAGCTTGCTTGCTGAGTCTACTTTTTCTTGCATACTCGCTTTACGAATTAACTGAATCGTGG
This DNA window, taken from Winogradskyella sp. PC-19, encodes the following:
- a CDS encoding peroxiredoxin family protein: MKKLLTFAIALILFSCANEKQTQTLKNGFYRVTIGVQDNKELPFNIEVTSPTTLKIYNADEVVEVDEIEYRNDSVFIKPPVFKSYFAGVFDGDNLKGDYINKTRKRITTFKAEYNNDKRFYPNIAAAYDISGVWETVFSKGLEGEEYIAKGVFNQDGQNVTGTFRTTTGDYRYLEGVMDGSTLKLSTYDGAHAFLFEAKVTDSTLDGSFYSGLHWKEPFVAQKNPEYELPEIDELTYLNDGYESLEFSFPDETGQMVSLSDAHFKDKVVLVQIMGTWCPNCLDSSKFYTQFHNANKDKGFEVVALTVEFKKTPEAAFENINRLRERIGMTYPILLAQYGTGSKSKLQEKLPALNHIISYPTSIFIDKTGKVRKIDTGFNGPATGEKYTEYKAEFEAFVAELLAE
- a CDS encoding flavin monoamine oxidase family protein, with product MNIKKTEILIIGGGLTGLTLAYLLQQSNIKCIVSEANSRLGGRIKTAYNTDQAPIELGATWIIDQQTSVIKLLKDLNINLFEQFYGDTAIYHPNGMKNAQLVKLPKNDSKSYRVENGTYSIIDALLKKIGTENIDLSQKINSVELTENGIEAISDNTKYQCKYVVSTLPPLLFSKTINTKPTLPEEIRTLLSKTHTWMHDSIRIGFTYKQAFWKTNNSSTIYSSVGPIQEFYDHSSVDGNLYALSGFMNGSYHDSSIDKRKNLALQQLQSYYGDVALNYNSYEECIWKHEKLTSINSESFLMPQTNNGHPLYKNSFLDNRLYIAGAETSSVFPGKMEGAITSTKYIFSQLKHTLQRK
- a CDS encoding M1 family metallopeptidase encodes the protein MKKMIFGFCILFGPFLYAQQTEYVDFIKLNARITVVPDSSKVVGRLKYRFKILKDIDSVFIDAADMVFSDVLLNDSIVGFTNDKKKLWLKSSFKADNSYAVSFTYKVKPKKALYFLKRNDDWNIWTQGQGKYTSNWLPSFDDVNEKVEFDLSYIFYGDYEVLSNGDKVDNEYFGSLGQWFFDSKKPMSSYLVALAIGKYDVKTETSNSGIPLEYYYYPEDSLKVEPTYRYTKQMFDFLENEIGFAYPWQNYKQVPVHDFLYSGMENTSLTIFSDAFVVDSTGFNDKNYVNVNAHELAHQWFGDLVTATSGEHHWLQEGFATYYALLAEREVFDNDYFDFKLYNSAQDLKRQDLAGNGTSLLNPKSSSLTFYQRGAWVLYALRDKVGDVIFRDAVKSYLEKHQYANVKTSDFISEVETRYGKPLTEFVSKWIKAEEFPFNDAVALLKERSSFIQEYVMVDCEANSSKCEDYLKYYLSDDAKVKVISQRPDLVSVATFSESLKVRQAISQYVTEIPTDLKDNYETLLDDKSYLTIESALYNLWVNFPLERSKYLSKTKNVHGFNDKNVRLLWLVLALNTLEFQPENNNAFLKELMGYTGASQNFELRMNAFTYLDLIKACDADCQSNLEQAKTHHNWRMVKFAKDMSQKLKKQ
- a CDS encoding patatin family protein, with product MRALVISGGGSKGAFAGGVAQYLMEREKHNYDMFLGTSTGSLLVPHLAVGEIGKLYDIFTNVQQHDIFSISPFVQRKKGDREYVSIDFVNSLWQFIRRKRTFGESKALKRNIKQNFTHAEYLKVKEEKHDVVITVANLSMNRVEYKSIQECTYEEFCNWIWISCNYIPFMSLAVVNGHEYADGGLGSVIPIREAILRGATEIDAIVLEAETMDKQKVLGKNPFSLMISLFGHLLDQVEKNDIVIGKLAAKNNDVKLNLYYTPTSLTENSLIFSKRLMEKWWQQGYDYAEEKHS
- a CDS encoding DUF2911 domain-containing protein, coding for MKKTITSVFTLLLLCASVTVSAQLDLPSGSQKASITQRVGTTDITIDYSRPSVRAREIWGKLVPFGLNNLGFGTSKAAPWRAGADENTTITFEHDVKVEGKAVSAGTYGFHINVKDDKNATIILSSDTESWGSYFYEPANDVLNADIAIKDIPHVETLSFAFDVVTPTSTTASLKWEKKAFPFKIEVEVSDVVLSDIRSQFKGQKGFTRQNWEQAAGYALNNNGDLDEALGWINNALEGQFFSQKTVNGLAIKAQILQKKGDSDGFGNTMDEALTIATPNQINRMGYAMVRSKDYDRAIKYFSKNVKSDPKNANWYDSLGEAYKAKGDKKNAIKYFKKALSLKPSDRIKANSEKNLKELQS
- the recG gene encoding ATP-dependent DNA helicase RecG, producing the protein MSVNLQTPIDYLKGVGPNRADLLRSELGVKTYQDLINLFPNRYIDRTRYYKISELQRNNAEVQITGIITGFREVAQKRGKRLVADFKDETGMMELVWFRGQKWIRESLKIGKPYVIFGKTNWFSGKYSMPHPEIELKSEHENNLRSAMQAIYPSTEKLSNKGITNKVVSKIMQQLFLETKGRFSETLSENIRNELKLISKSDALFNIHFPKTPELLAKAQFRLKFEELFYIQLQLILKNLIHKSKIKGFPFSEVGDYFNTFYKDHLPFDLTNAQKRVLKEIRTDLGSNAQMNRLLQGDVGSGKTIVAFMSMLMGLDNGFQCCLMAPTEILSVQHYNGLSELCKLMNISISLLTGSSKTSERKIIHENLENGNLQILVGTHALLEDKVKFKNLGLAIIDEQHRFGVAQRSKLWKKNTSPPHILVMTATPIPRTLAMSVYGDLDISIIDELPAGRQPIKTVHRYDNNRLKVFKFMKDEIAKGRQVYIVYPLIQESEKMDYKDLMDGYESISREFAMPNYQISIVHGKMKPANKEYEMQRFVKGETQIMVATTVIEVGVNVPNASVMIIESAERFGLSQLHQLRGRVGRGSEQSYCILMTSHKLSENSKTRLQTMVRSSDGFEIAEVDLKLRGPGDIMGTQQSGVLNLRIADVVKDKDILQQARYYAKQVLKLDPSLAAPQHGVILETYRQMSKYRNIWNYIS
- a CDS encoding tRNA-(ms[2]io[6]A)-hydroxylase — translated: MLHLKLETDPRWVTIVESNIEEILVDHAWCEQKAATNAITIITHNSEHEDLVTALLELAKEEIEHFQMVHNIIKERGYTLGPKRKDHYVNQLYKFMNRGGNRLQSMVDRLLFSAMIEARSCERFKLLSQRISDPELSKFYYDLMVSEAGHYTVFITFARKYGKGIDVEKRWKELVEFEGEIIKSYGKSETIHG